In the [Clostridium] colinum genome, one interval contains:
- the scfA gene encoding six-cysteine ranthipeptide SCIFF, whose amino-acid sequence MKHIKTLNTKLLKSTMAKGGCGECQTSCQSACKTSCTVANQKCEMVK is encoded by the coding sequence ATGAAACACATTAAAACATTAAACACAAAGTTACTTAAAAGCACTATGGCAAAAGGCGGTTGTGGTGAATGTCAAACATCTTGTCAATCTGCTTGCAAAACATCTTGTACAGTTGCTAACCAAAAATGTGAAATGGTAAAATAA
- a CDS encoding YitT family protein, with the protein MKEILRNKTFKKYLNIIVGCLLLSISLNVFLKPNHFVLGGVTGFGIILDSVFQSTFAIPFPLSISNILINLPLFLIAYKIFGFKFLGNTLFATFFLSFCLAITDFLPTFTEDIFLASVFGAVLDGIALGLIIKNRCSTGGTDLLAIIINKFIKHIQISKILLCIDATIIFIGVIVFGVKPTLYAIMSVFIVSKVIGTVVDGFDFAKAVFIISDKYEEIGNSILNIIDRGATSLDAQGMYTKNKKNVIFCILKQKQIPELKEVVADIDENAFVVIDNVSEVMGRGFKGIIDNN; encoded by the coding sequence ATGAAAGAAATATTAAGGAATAAAACATTTAAAAAATATTTAAATATTATTGTTGGTTGTCTTTTGTTATCTATTTCACTTAATGTTTTTTTAAAGCCTAATCACTTTGTATTAGGTGGTGTTACTGGTTTTGGTATTATATTAGATAGTGTATTCCAATCAACTTTTGCTATACCTTTTCCACTTTCAATAAGTAATATTTTAATAAATTTACCTTTATTTTTAATAGCATATAAAATTTTTGGATTTAAATTTTTAGGTAATACTTTATTTGCTACTTTCTTTTTATCTTTTTGTTTAGCTATTACAGATTTTTTACCAACATTTACAGAAGATATATTTTTAGCATCAGTTTTTGGTGCAGTTTTAGATGGTATAGCACTAGGTCTTATTATAAAAAATAGATGTAGCACAGGTGGTACAGACCTTTTAGCTATTATTATTAATAAATTTATAAAACATATACAAATATCTAAAATACTTCTATGTATAGATGCTACTATTATTTTTATAGGTGTAATTGTTTTTGGTGTCAAACCTACATTATATGCTATTATGAGCGTATTTATAGTTAGTAAAGTTATAGGAACAGTTGTAGATGGTTTTGACTTTGCTAAAGCTGTATTTATTATTAGCGATAAATATGAAGAAATTGGGAATAGTATACTAAACATCATAGATAGAGGTGCAACTTCATTAGATGCTCAAGGTATGTATACAAAAAATAAAAAAAATGTTATATTTTGTATCCTAAAACAAAAACAAATACCTGAGCTTAAAGAAGTTGTTGCAGATATTGATGAAAATGCATTTGTTGTTATAGATAATGTTAGTGAAGTTATGGGCAGAGGATTTAAAGGTATTATTGATAACAATTAA
- a CDS encoding GGDEF domain-containing protein, whose translation MTEYMFMIIYFIILCLEFKLIFNDKWLKIIFGTFGFCINFFAIRLIYISTFALIHKIPVFNIIQNNNALINITILTFLTSIVYICVFLSLFRVDYMNMIITDKNNLKFSLSIFTSLYLFLFLNTYFLYKEVNMPSINILNIKVGICAMLGFFLTLLYSYILGKLQLYAVKAESIQKELEQDEIVLKRLENEANYDYFTSCLKREVIYNKIDNILEGTPFFCVVFVDIDGLKITNDVYGHDEGDFYIKAVSKILIDEFVGKDIGRIGGDEFLIVLEHTDIYATMKCIIRCYEKVNNISKMFNKPYKTSISYGVVDIMPDNKFSRDEIIKLADTHMYNFKKSRKKNRK comes from the coding sequence TTGACAGAGTACATGTTTATGATAATATACTTTATTATTTTATGTTTAGAATTTAAATTAATATTTAATGATAAATGGCTAAAAATTATTTTTGGAACATTTGGTTTTTGTATAAATTTTTTTGCAATACGATTAATATATATATCTACTTTTGCATTAATACATAAAATACCTGTATTTAATATAATTCAAAATAATAATGCTTTAATAAATATTACTATATTAACATTTTTAACAAGTATTGTATATATTTGTGTGTTTTTATCACTTTTTAGAGTAGATTATATGAATATGATTATAACAGATAAAAATAACTTGAAATTTTCTTTATCTATTTTTACGAGTTTATATTTATTTTTATTTTTAAATACTTATTTTTTATATAAAGAAGTTAATATGCCTTCAATAAATATATTAAATATAAAAGTAGGTATTTGTGCAATGCTTGGATTTTTTTTGACTTTATTATATTCTTATATTTTAGGAAAACTACAGTTATATGCTGTTAAAGCAGAAAGTATACAAAAAGAGTTAGAACAAGATGAAATAGTATTAAAAAGGTTAGAAAATGAAGCAAACTATGATTATTTTACATCTTGTTTAAAAAGAGAAGTTATATACAACAAAATAGATAATATTTTAGAAGGAACACCATTTTTTTGTGTGGTATTTGTAGATATTGATGGATTAAAAATAACAAATGATGTATATGGGCATGATGAAGGGGATTTTTATATAAAAGCAGTTTCAAAGATTTTAATTGACGAATTTGTAGGTAAAGATATTGGAAGAATAGGTGGAGATGAATTTTTAATAGTTTTAGAGCATACAGATATTTATGCTACTATGAAATGTATTATTAGGTGCTATGAAAAAGTTAATAATATTAGCAAGATGTTTAATAAACCATATAAAACTTCTATTAGCTATGGAGTTGTAGATATTATGCCAGATAATAAGTTTTCTAGAGATGAGATTATAAAGTTGGCAGATACACATATGTATAATTTTAAAAAATCAAGGAAAAAAAATAGAAAATAA
- the scfB gene encoding thioether cross-link-forming SCIFF peptide maturase: MIHKYKMNDLNIVLDVNSGSVHCVDDISYDILDYYKKETLENIINILKEKYNEENIKEAYEEIKQLEKDEVLFSPDIFSGIIPEVNNRQPVVKALCLHIAHDCNLKCKYCFAEEGEYHGKRSLMSVEVGKKAIDFLIENSGSRKNLEIDFFGGEPLMNFNVVKEIVEYGRSVEKQHNKKFRFTMTTNGILLNDEIAEYINQNMHNAVLSLDGRKEINDKMRVRVGGQGSYDNIVPKFVKMAEDRNQMDYYVRGTFTRNNLDFANDVLHLADLGFKQISVEPVVTDEKEDYAIRREDLPIIFEEYEKLAKEMLKRREEGKWFNFFHFMIDLTGGPCAYKRLVGCGSGTEYLAVTPEGDLYPCHQFVGQEQFKMGTVFDGVERKDIRENFESINVYSKPACKTCWAKFYCSGGCAASSNNMHNDLVTPYDIGCEMQKKRTECSIMMKVYEALKEE, translated from the coding sequence ATGATACATAAATATAAAATGAACGACTTAAACATTGTTTTAGATGTTAATAGTGGGTCTGTTCATTGCGTAGACGATATTTCTTATGATATATTAGATTATTATAAAAAAGAAACATTAGAAAATATAATTAATATATTAAAAGAAAAGTATAATGAAGAAAATATTAAAGAGGCTTATGAGGAAATAAAACAATTAGAAAAAGACGAAGTTTTATTTTCTCCAGATATTTTTTCTGGTATCATACCAGAAGTAAACAACAGACAACCAGTTGTAAAGGCACTTTGTTTACATATAGCCCACGATTGTAACCTTAAATGTAAATACTGTTTTGCAGAAGAGGGAGAATATCACGGTAAGCGTTCTCTTATGAGTGTTGAAGTTGGTAAAAAAGCTATTGACTTTTTAATAGAAAACTCAGGCTCTAGAAAAAATCTTGAAATAGACTTTTTTGGTGGAGAACCTTTAATGAACTTTAATGTTGTTAAAGAAATAGTAGAGTATGGTAGAAGTGTTGAAAAACAACATAATAAAAAATTTAGATTTACTATGACAACAAATGGTATATTATTAAATGATGAAATAGCAGAGTATATAAACCAAAATATGCATAATGCTGTTTTAAGTTTAGACGGTAGAAAAGAGATAAACGACAAAATGCGTGTGCGTGTTGGTGGACAAGGTAGTTACGACAACATTGTACCTAAATTTGTAAAAATGGCAGAAGATAGAAACCAAATGGACTATTATGTAAGAGGTACTTTTACTAGAAATAATCTTGACTTTGCAAATGACGTATTACATCTTGCAGATTTAGGCTTTAAACAAATTAGCGTGGAGCCTGTTGTTACTGACGAAAAAGAAGATTATGCAATAAGAAGAGAAGATTTACCTATAATTTTTGAAGAGTATGAAAAATTAGCTAAAGAAATGTTAAAAAGAAGAGAAGAAGGCAAATGGTTTAACTTTTTCCACTTTATGATAGATTTAACAGGTGGTCCTTGTGCTTATAAAAGGCTTGTTGGCTGTGGCTCTGGAACTGAATATTTAGCTGTTACTCCAGAAGGTGATTTATATCCTTGTCATCAATTTGTAGGACAAGAACAGTTTAAAATGGGTACTGTTTTTGACGGAGTTGAAAGAAAAGACATTAGGGAAAATTTTGAAAGTATAAACGTATACTCTAAGCCTGCTTGCAAAACTTGTTGGGCAAAATTTTATTGTAGCGGAGGTTGTGCGGCAAGCTCTAACAATATGCATAATGACCTTGTTACTCCTTATGACATAGGATGTGAAATGCAAAAGAAAAGAACAGAATGTTCTATTATGATGAAAGTTTATGAAGCATTAAAAGAAGAATAG
- the secD gene encoding protein translocase subunit SecD, with product MKSMKTKNILLLFIIFVITGVLFYTSYNGYGNGHILSYRNIEKGLDLSGGVYIVYEAKEETLPQSDLNNNETESSSEQNSTQESSSETISQESSSTSEEEVESLGESSWKEKMESAVSMIQQRLDRKGWTEANVYQEGDKRIRVEIPGVDDVETAVSEIGQTAKLSFLDYSGQVVVKGEDVINAKKQAYTDQTGQSKIVVSLEFNEKGKQDFKKATEENIGNPIFIMLDDQIISAPTVNTVIPDGKAVIEGDFDIESAEELASLIRAGSLPFELEILEMNTIGATLGANALKTSILGGVIGILLVLLFMVLFYRAKGFAASLALVIYILLELILLNGLNITLTLHGIAGIILSVGMAVDANVIIFERIREELAQGRTIRLAVDKGFSRAFPAILDSNITTLIAGGVLYWLGSGPIKGFAQTLMIGIVLSMFTALVVTKIIIKAMVNAGINSPKLYGSK from the coding sequence ATGAAATCTATGAAAACTAAAAATATTTTATTACTTTTTATAATATTCGTTATTACAGGTGTACTCTTTTATACATCTTATAATGGTTATGGTAATGGACATATACTTAGCTATAGAAACATAGAAAAAGGTTTAGATTTAAGCGGTGGTGTTTATATCGTTTATGAAGCAAAAGAAGAAACATTGCCACAAAGTGATTTAAACAACAATGAAACTGAAAGTAGTAGTGAGCAAAATAGCACACAAGAAAGCAGTAGCGAAACTATTAGCCAAGAAAGCTCATCTACAAGTGAAGAAGAAGTAGAATCTTTAGGCGAGTCATCTTGGAAAGAAAAAATGGAATCGGCCGTATCTATGATACAACAAAGGCTTGACAGAAAAGGCTGGACAGAGGCTAATGTTTATCAAGAAGGAGATAAGCGAATAAGAGTAGAAATACCTGGTGTTGATGACGTAGAAACTGCCGTATCTGAAATAGGACAAACTGCTAAGTTATCTTTTTTAGATTATAGCGGACAAGTAGTTGTTAAAGGTGAAGACGTTATTAATGCTAAAAAACAAGCATATACAGACCAAACAGGTCAATCTAAAATAGTTGTAAGTTTAGAGTTTAATGAAAAAGGTAAACAAGATTTTAAAAAAGCAACAGAAGAAAACATAGGAAACCCTATATTTATAATGCTTGATGACCAAATTATAAGTGCACCTACTGTTAATACTGTTATACCAGATGGAAAAGCAGTTATTGAAGGTGACTTTGACATAGAAAGTGCAGAAGAATTAGCATCTTTAATAAGAGCAGGGTCTTTACCTTTTGAGCTTGAAATATTAGAAATGAACACAATAGGAGCTACTCTTGGAGCAAATGCTTTAAAAACAAGTATTTTAGGCGGAGTTATTGGTATTTTATTAGTATTATTATTTATGGTTTTATTTTATAGAGCAAAAGGGTTTGCAGCAAGCCTTGCTTTAGTTATATATATACTTTTAGAGCTTATATTATTAAACGGACTTAACATAACTTTAACTTTACACGGTATAGCAGGTATTATATTATCTGTAGGTATGGCCGTTGACGCTAACGTTATTATTTTTGAAAGAATAAGAGAAGAGCTTGCACAAGGTAGAACTATAAGACTTGCAGTGGATAAAGGATTTTCTAGAGCTTTTCCAGCTATATTAGATAGTAATATTACAACTCTTATAGCAGGTGGTGTTTTATATTGGTTAGGTAGTGGACCTATAAAAGGATTTGCACAAACATTAATGATTGGTATAGTTCTTTCTATGTTTACAGCTTTAGTTGTTACAAAAATAATTATTAAAGCTATGGTTAATGCAGGTATAAACTCACCTAAGCTATATGGAAGTAAATAA
- a CDS encoding PHP domain-containing protein, translating into MIDLHTHTTFSDGTYSPQELIELAYKNNIKAISITDHDTIEGICYGQKRAEELNIELINGIEFSAKYNNIEVHILGYFLDINNQSFLKFLEGLKQTREERNLELINKLNSLGLDITLDDVKSLSPMGLITKAHFGVALCKKGYAKTIKEAFSLYLGKDKPAYVKRDLISYEDAINAILNVKGIPVLAHPMIYKIPEKDLDICIKTLKNAGLKGIECYYPSNSLKQTNFLLSLAKKYDLKVTGGSDFHGDNRPNVSLGNIFLNKQIDYKILEDLKTLKL; encoded by the coding sequence ATGATAGACCTTCATACACATACAACATTTTCAGATGGTACTTATTCTCCACAAGAGCTTATAGAGTTAGCCTATAAAAACAATATAAAAGCAATATCTATAACAGACCACGATACAATAGAAGGTATATGTTATGGACAAAAAAGAGCAGAAGAGCTTAACATAGAGCTTATTAATGGTATAGAATTTTCGGCCAAATATAATAATATAGAAGTACACATTTTAGGTTATTTTTTAGATATTAATAATCAGTCTTTTCTGAAATTTTTAGAAGGTTTAAAACAAACAAGAGAAGAAAGAAATTTAGAGCTTATAAATAAATTAAATAGCTTAGGGTTAGATATAACCTTAGACGATGTAAAATCTTTATCTCCTATGGGCTTAATAACAAAAGCACATTTTGGTGTTGCATTATGTAAAAAAGGCTATGCAAAAACAATTAAAGAGGCTTTTAGTCTTTATCTAGGCAAAGATAAACCAGCTTATGTTAAAAGAGATTTAATATCATATGAAGATGCAATAAATGCTATATTAAATGTAAAGGGCATACCTGTTTTAGCACACCCTATGATATATAAAATACCAGAAAAAGATTTAGATATATGTATAAAAACATTAAAAAATGCAGGACTTAAAGGTATAGAATGTTATTATCCTTCAAATTCTTTAAAACAAACAAACTTTTTATTATCTTTAGCTAAAAAATATGACCTTAAAGTAACTGGAGGAAGTGATTTTCACGGAGATAATAGACCTAATGTATCTTTAGGCAATATTTTTTTAAACAAACAAATTGATTATAAAATATTAGAAGATTTAAAAACTTTAAAATTATAA
- a CDS encoding TIGR04086 family membrane protein has protein sequence MTQNKKVNVNEKSNNTIISLTKGAIFSYLITAIVFIVYGILLTYTETTEKNMQLVVMITTVVSVLIGGVIASKGVKSKGLIFGMLVGVIYALIMIMVSFCILPTIKITSKMIMIIVLSISAGGIGGIIGINSKK, from the coding sequence ATGACACAAAATAAAAAGGTTAATGTTAATGAAAAATCAAACAATACTATAATATCTTTAACTAAAGGAGCTATATTTTCATATTTAATAACAGCAATAGTTTTTATAGTTTATGGAATATTACTTACATATACAGAAACAACAGAAAAAAATATGCAATTAGTTGTTATGATAACTACTGTTGTTTCTGTTTTAATAGGTGGGGTTATAGCATCTAAAGGTGTTAAAAGCAAAGGTTTGATATTTGGTATGCTTGTAGGTGTAATTTATGCTCTTATTATGATAATGGTTAGTTTTTGTATTTTGCCTACTATTAAAATAACTTCTAAAATGATAATGATTATTGTTTTATCAATATCTGCAGGGGGTATAGGGGGAATTATTGGTATAAATAGTAAAAAATAA
- a CDS encoding adenine phosphoribosyltransferase — translation MDLKNVIRTIPNYPIEGVLFRDITTVLKDKEALKKSVDEMQKTLENIEFDYVLGPESRGFIFAMPIAYNMNKGFIPVRKAGKLPAETISKEYDLEYGSATLEIHKDAIKKGDKVIIVDDLLATGGTCKAIIELVESIGAEVVSLNFFIELEELKGRSILGDYNINSVVKY, via the coding sequence ATGGATTTAAAAAATGTAATAAGAACAATACCTAATTATCCAATAGAAGGGGTTTTGTTTAGAGATATTACAACAGTTTTAAAAGATAAAGAGGCTTTAAAAAAATCTGTTGATGAAATGCAAAAAACACTTGAAAATATTGAGTTTGATTATGTTTTAGGCCCAGAATCTCGTGGGTTTATATTTGCTATGCCTATTGCATATAATATGAACAAAGGGTTTATACCAGTTAGAAAAGCAGGGAAATTGCCAGCTGAGACTATATCAAAAGAGTATGATTTGGAATATGGAAGTGCTACTTTAGAAATACATAAAGATGCAATAAAAAAAGGAGATAAAGTTATTATTGTAGATGATTTATTAGCTACTGGAGGCACTTGTAAAGCTATTATAGAGCTTGTAGAAAGCATTGGAGCAGAGGTTGTTAGCCTTAATTTCTTTATAGAGCTTGAAGAATTAAAAGGAAGAAGCATATTAGGCGATTATAATATAAATTCGGTGGTTAAATATTAA
- a CDS encoding GGDEF domain-containing protein produces MFNTTLNIDRLLRRLYNMVLSMAIFFCVNLYIFKNISKILLNFKRNIILYCLISFFNTYLMIYLYKIGIPYYIAYFLALIVLTIEFLLFSESKFNQAFLCSGVLIINMSIVQLIILPIYAYIIDKTPYEIFNNKTLFFNCFFIVFFILFIVFNILLRFVPIDDIKKISTMPIYSLVISIIIILILIYSITDVIVIHQKNYFVEYLPIFIATPILNAALFYILLFYSIKSVKMVAFKRKSDELEIVKLKKSINIKCMEDKILKDDLTSCYNRKYIMCDLTHKYENNIYNFALLFIDIDGLKCVNDNLGHKFGDEYIINISKILKEAVRENDLIARIGGDEFLIILNDLKEKDIKDILKRIHLKINFIDKITNSYKVSASIGYIFVDEELLKTGVENIIKIADDKMRREKSQLKGE; encoded by the coding sequence ATGTTTAATACTACTTTAAATATAGATAGATTACTGCGGAGGTTATATAATATGGTTCTTTCTATGGCTATATTTTTTTGCGTTAATTTATATATTTTTAAAAATATTTCCAAAATTTTATTAAATTTTAAAAGAAATATTATTTTATATTGCTTAATATCATTTTTTAATACTTATTTAATGATTTATCTTTATAAAATAGGAATACCCTATTATATAGCATATTTTTTAGCTTTAATAGTATTAACAATAGAATTTTTATTATTTTCAGAATCAAAATTTAATCAGGCTTTTTTATGTTCTGGAGTTTTAATTATTAATATGAGTATTGTACAACTTATCATTTTACCAATATATGCATATATAATAGATAAAACACCATATGAAATTTTTAATAATAAAACATTATTTTTTAATTGTTTTTTTATAGTATTTTTTATTTTATTTATAGTTTTTAATATTCTATTAAGATTTGTGCCAATTGATGATATAAAAAAAATTTCAACAATGCCAATATATTCATTAGTAATTTCTATTATAATAATTTTAATTTTAATATATAGTATTACAGATGTTATAGTTATTCATCAAAAAAATTATTTTGTTGAATATTTACCAATTTTTATTGCAACACCAATTTTAAATGCAGCATTGTTTTATATATTACTTTTTTATAGTATAAAAAGTGTAAAAATGGTTGCTTTTAAGAGAAAGTCAGATGAATTAGAAATTGTTAAATTAAAAAAATCAATAAATATAAAATGTATGGAAGATAAAATTTTGAAAGATGATTTAACATCTTGCTATAATAGAAAATATATTATGTGTGATTTAACACATAAATATGAAAATAATATTTATAATTTTGCACTTTTATTTATAGATATAGATGGTTTAAAATGTGTTAATGATAATTTAGGACATAAATTTGGAGATGAATATATCATTAATATTAGTAAAATATTAAAAGAAGCTGTAAGAGAAAATGATTTGATAGCTAGAATAGGTGGAGATGAATTTCTTATAATTTTAAATGATTTAAAGGAAAAAGATATTAAAGATATATTAAAAAGAATACATTTAAAAATTAATTTTATTGATAAAATAACAAATAGTTATAAGGTATCAGCTAGTATAGGATATATATTTGTTGATGAAGAATTATTAAAAACAGGTGTAGAAAATATTATTAAAATTGCTGATGATAAAATGAGGAGAGAAAAAAGTCAGCTAAAAGGAGAATAA
- the recJ gene encoding single-stranded-DNA-specific exonuclease RecJ, protein MAKWTIRNPKANIAKMVNEFGISEIFATVLANRDILTRRKLNTYLYSDEKFFYDALEMKDMEKAFIKIIEAISKNELICIYGDYDVDGVTSTVILYKALKKIGANVIYYIPDREEEGYGLNIQAIDEVKDKGVDVIFTCDNGIASIEEVDYIKENNMDIIILDHHEPRFFEEENKKVEILPNADVIVNPKQEKCEYKFKALSAGGISYKFVEGIFKYMEIDENLDEYLVFASISTLCDIVDLLDENRLIVKMGLDILNNNKYINKGLFEILKVNNIEEKLINENDYGFIIGPCINASGRLESALKAVELFTTDEEEKIEILAKELLSLNCERKELTHNAVQDIFNMIENSDIKNDKVLVVYNDKIHESIAGIVAGRIKEIYYKPTFVITRAKDGAKGSGRSIPAYNMFEELLKCSSLFTKFGGHKMAAGLSLIEENIDLFRKMINENCTLTYEDFEENIVIDKALHFCDINLDLAKEFNKMKPIGKENKGAIFATKNVKIKSIRFVGKENNIIQFVLNDNTTSVKAISFDGYNKFLNILNDNISKNEVEKLLVGIKKDIDLKLDVVYSIDINIFNDIENVQLILKDFRIS, encoded by the coding sequence ATGGCTAAATGGACAATTAGAAACCCAAAAGCTAACATAGCTAAAATGGTTAATGAATTTGGCATAAGTGAAATTTTTGCAACAGTTTTAGCTAATAGAGATATTTTAACAAGAAGAAAACTAAATACATATTTATATAGTGATGAAAAATTTTTTTATGATGCACTAGAAATGAAAGATATGGAAAAAGCATTTATAAAAATTATAGAAGCTATATCCAAAAATGAATTAATATGTATATATGGTGATTATGATGTAGATGGTGTTACTAGCACAGTTATTTTATATAAGGCATTAAAAAAAATAGGCGCTAATGTAATTTATTATATACCAGATAGAGAAGAAGAAGGATATGGACTTAATATACAAGCTATAGATGAGGTTAAAGATAAAGGTGTAGATGTAATTTTTACTTGTGATAATGGTATAGCTAGCATAGAAGAAGTAGATTATATAAAAGAAAATAATATGGATATAATTATACTAGACCATCATGAGCCTAGATTTTTTGAAGAAGAAAATAAAAAAGTAGAAATATTGCCCAATGCAGATGTAATAGTTAATCCTAAACAAGAAAAATGTGAGTATAAATTTAAAGCATTATCAGCGGGAGGTATTAGCTACAAGTTTGTAGAAGGTATTTTTAAATATATGGAAATAGATGAAAATCTTGATGAGTATTTAGTATTTGCATCTATTTCAACATTATGTGATATAGTAGATTTATTAGATGAAAACAGACTTATTGTGAAAATGGGTTTGGACATACTTAACAATAACAAGTATATTAATAAAGGGCTTTTTGAAATTTTAAAAGTTAATAACATAGAAGAAAAGCTAATAAATGAAAATGATTATGGATTTATAATAGGCCCGTGTATAAATGCTAGTGGACGACTTGAAAGTGCTTTAAAGGCAGTGGAATTATTTACAACAGATGAAGAAGAAAAAATTGAAATATTAGCAAAAGAGTTATTAAGCCTTAACTGTGAAAGAAAAGAGCTAACACATAATGCAGTACAAGATATATTTAATATGATAGAAAACAGTGATATAAAAAATGATAAAGTATTAGTAGTATATAATGACAAAATACACGAATCTATAGCTGGAATTGTGGCAGGAAGGATTAAAGAAATTTATTATAAGCCTACTTTTGTAATAACTAGGGCTAAAGATGGTGCTAAAGGTTCTGGAAGAAGTATACCTGCTTATAATATGTTTGAAGAATTATTAAAATGTTCAAGTTTATTTACAAAATTTGGTGGACATAAAATGGCTGCAGGCTTATCTTTGATAGAAGAAAATATAGATTTATTTAGAAAAATGATAAATGAAAATTGTACGTTAACTTATGAAGATTTTGAAGAAAACATAGTTATAGATAAAGCACTACATTTTTGTGATATAAATTTAGATTTAGCTAAAGAGTTTAATAAAATGAAACCTATTGGGAAAGAAAACAAAGGGGCTATATTTGCTACTAAAAATGTTAAAATTAAAAGCATAAGATTTGTAGGGAAAGAAAATAATATTATACAATTTGTATTAAATGACAATACAACAAGTGTTAAAGCTATAAGTTTTGATGGGTATAATAAATTTTTAAACATATTAAACGATAATATTAGTAAAAATGAAGTTGAAAAACTTTTAGTCGGTATAAAAAAAGATATTGACTTAAAATTAGATGTAGTATATTCTATTGATATAAATATATTTAATGATATTGAAAATGTGCAATTAATATTAAAAGATTTTAGGATTTCTTGA
- the secF gene encoding protein translocase subunit SecF produces MNIIKNRYIYITISTIIIAIGLGFMFYNNSQGKGFFNYDIQFTGGTSIEISLNGKDVNSDDIDAILKDSVNIDNAQIQIVGDGQSVIIKTRSLTQDERIAFTEAISKKYELTQNDYSIRDISATISNEMKRTSFVAILVSCVAMLIYISFRFKNLKTGASAIIALLHDALILISFYAIFRIPLNDAFIAAILTVLGYSINATIVIFDRIRENKGKAGKLDEELINTGINQSLRRSIFTSLTTFFTVICLYIFGVESVKIFALPIAVGIICGTYSSIFIAGPIWYMLNNIKTKKAN; encoded by the coding sequence ATGAATATAATAAAAAATAGATATATATATATTACTATATCCACTATTATTATAGCTATTGGGCTTGGATTTATGTTTTATAACAATAGTCAAGGCAAAGGTTTTTTTAACTATGATATACAATTTACAGGTGGTACATCTATTGAAATATCTTTAAATGGTAAAGACGTAAATAGTGATGACATAGATGCTATACTTAAAGATAGTGTTAATATAGATAATGCTCAAATACAAATTGTTGGTGATGGACAAAGCGTTATTATAAAAACTCGTTCTTTAACACAAGATGAGCGAATAGCTTTTACAGAGGCTATATCTAAAAAATATGAATTGACACAAAATGATTATTCTATTAGAGACATAAGCGCTACAATAAGTAATGAGATGAAAAGAACATCATTTGTAGCTATATTAGTATCTTGTGTAGCTATGCTTATATATATTTCTTTTAGATTTAAAAACTTAAAAACAGGTGCTAGTGCAATAATTGCACTTTTACACGACGCTTTAATATTAATATCATTTTATGCTATATTTAGAATACCTTTAAATGATGCTTTTATAGCGGCTATACTTACTGTACTTGGTTATTCTATTAATGCTACAATAGTTATTTTTGACAGGATAAGAGAAAACAAAGGTAAAGCTGGTAAGCTTGATGAAGAACTTATAAATACAGGTATAAACCAATCTTTAAGACGTTCTATTTTTACATCTTTAACTACATTTTTTACTGTAATTTGTTTATATATTTTTGGTGTTGAATCTGTAAAAATATTTGCTTTACCTATCGCTGTTGGTATAATTTGTGGTACTTATTCATCTATATTTATAGCTGGTCCTATATGGTATATGCTAAATAATATTAAAACTAAAAAAGCTAATTAA